From the genome of Jaculus jaculus isolate mJacJac1 chromosome 17, mJacJac1.mat.Y.cur, whole genome shotgun sequence:
aataaaattaaaattaaatattaaaaataattttagaaaacaaaagaacaaagtcTATAAAATAAGACCTCTACAAATTCCTAACACCTCTATCTTTCTCCTTTCAATGTTGTATTTTAAATCTTAAGGAAAGGCAATTTTGATAtcgcattttttaaaatgagtgtgTTACCAGAGACACAGGTGCAAAGCAGATTATGAGAAAGGGGAAGCCTGCTAATGTCTGACTATCCACCTAATATATGAAAGCATATCCTCTAGAAATTAATTGGGCCACCTTTGATTTTGTCAGTGTATTAGTCTTTCTTCATAAAATGGGattaacatttttcataaatTAATGTTAAATTGCTGAAATTATTTTAAACCAAAATGTAAACTttccttacttttatttcttttctccagATGTATTTTGTATAGTGTCTGAGATTAATTCAACCAAGAACATCAAAATGATCCTTAACTCTTCTACTGAATATGGCatcaaaagaatacaagatgACTGTCCCAAAGCTGGAAGACACAATTACATATTTGTCATGATTCCTACTCTATACAGTATCATCTTTGTGGTGGGAATATTCGGAAACAGCTTGGTGGTGATTGTCATTTACTTTTACATGAAACTGAAGACTGTGGccagtgtttttcttttgaatttagcACTGGCTGACATATGCTTCCTGCTAACTTTGCCACTGTGGGCTGTCTACACTGCTATGGAGTACCACTGGCCCTTTGGCAACCACCTGTGCAAGATCGCCTCAGCCAGTGTCAGCTTCAACCTCTATGCCAGTGTGTTTTTGCTCACATGCCTCAGCATCGATCGCTACCTGGCTATTGTTCACCCAATGAAATCTCGCCTTCGCCGCACAATGCTTGTGGCCAAGGTCACCTGCATCATTATCTGGCTACTGGCTGGCTTGGCCAGTTTGCCAGCTATCATCCACAGAAATGTATTTTTCATCGTGAACACCAATATCACTGTTTGTGCTTTCCATTATGAGTCTCAAAATTCAACCCTCCCCGTAGGGCTGGGCTTGACCAAAAATATACTTGgtttcttgtttccttttctgatCATTCTCACAAGTTATACTATGATTTGGAAAGCTCTAAAGAAGGCATGTGAAATCCAGAAGAATAGGCCCAGGAATGATGATATCTTTAAGATAATCATGGCgattgtgcttttctttttcttttcttggattCCCCACCAAATATTCACTTTTCTGGATGTGCTTATTCATCTGGGCCTCATCCATGACTGCAGAATCGCAGATATCGTGGACACTGCCATGCCTATCACCATTTGTATAGCTTATTTTAACAATTGCTTGAATCCTCTTTTTTATGGCTTTCtggggaaaaaatttaaaaaatattttctccagcTTCTGAAATACATTCCTCCAAAGGCCAAATCTCATTCAAGCCTATCAACAAAAATGAGCACACTGTCCTACCACCCATCAGATAATATGAATTCATTGGCCAAGAAGCCCATGCCTTGTTTTGAGGTGGAATGACAAGTGCAAACCTTGTCTGTGAAGTAATGCTATGAATGAAAGAGTCAGAGCAGCATTTCTCTACCCAAGGAGCATTAGGTACCCTCAAGATTTAAGCAGAAATTGGATTCAGTGGCTGCTATAGCTgcctttttaaagctttttaaaagaaaaaaagattttcttttcctttgaaacCAAATCAAGGAAGCCATGTTTTGAACTAAATAAATGATGTCAGTTCAGAGGAATAGATCTGAAAAGGGATGGATTATGTATTTGGAAAAAAAGATGACTGGCAGAAGTCTGTTTCCCCTTGCTCTATtacttcttcttcccttcttcttctccttctcctcctcctcctcctcctcctcctttttcttcttcttcttctttttgaggtaaggttacactctagctcaggctgacctggaaatcacgatgtagtctcagggtggcctcaaactcatggcgaccctcctacctctgcctcccgagtgctgggattaaagtcatgcactaccacacccagcttgctttttTACTTTTAACTTCCATATGAAGGTATTTGGACTATGTTAAATCTTTACACAAGCTactagagggctagagaaatggcttagcggttaagcgcttgcctgtgaagcctaaggaccccggttcgaggctcggttccccaggtcccacattagccagatgcacaagggggcacacgcgtctggagttcgtttgcagaggctggaagccctggcgcgcccattctctctctcttcctctatctgtctttctctctgtgtctgtcactctcaaataaataaataaataaaattaaaaaaaaaataaacaagctacTGGAGATGAGAGTTCAAGATTATTTTACCTAGTTTCCATAGGGTAGGGAAGCTTTTCTGCCTGCTTATGCAAAGATTTGCTAATCAGTCATCAAATTTTAGAACCTGTTTATGAAATTCATCCATTGTCTTAAAAATTCATACTGTTAAAGCAATATATAATATTGTTACATATCAAAGTGCTTGTAaagttttgctgtggttttgagtATCTTCCTAGTCATATCAGTTTTAGACATGAATATCTAAGAAATGTGTACAATTTGTGGTACACAAATTATATATCATAAAGTAAATCCTTATGGTTCtaaaagcatacacacacacactcacacacacacacacacacacacacacatatctatatacaTAAAGCATATGTCTAAGTTGCCATCTAATTTTAACCTGGCAATGTTGTATTTACCTTAAAATAAAGTAACATTATTAAAAGTTATCTTATCTTCAttacttaaaatacttttataatgAGACAACTGTAAGTAGgaacatatttttatgtatttttaaaaggttttatttatttattgcatgtgtgtgtgctcacacatgcatgtgcttacTACATGTATGGATTAACCAAGTTCtcttgcccttgcaaatgaatgcccgtCCACCATGGGttattgggaaactgaaccagggctgtcaggttttgcaagtgaatacctttaaccactgaaccatctccccagcccctgagcatatttttatttaatagtgTAATATGTAATTAATAGTGTAATATGCATGAACATAATAGAgtaaaaacattctttttctttttctttttcttttctttttttttttttttgaggtaaggtctcactgtagcccaggctaacctggatctcactctgtagttctgggctggccttgaactcataatgatcctcttacctctgcctcccaggtgctgggattaaaggtgtgtgacacatcaggctattttgaatttttcaaagtttttcattaaacaacaaaatattctCTTTCCTTATAATACTAAATtagcatatttttattcattttaataaagGATATTTCTAATTATATGCATGGTCATTGTAGAAAATCTAGAAGTTATAGATGGCATTAAAGTAAATTATACTTAGTTTCCcaatgtaaaaataattattaaatattttaatccaTATCTTcccattatttttgtattttatatatacattatgatattgatattataaataaataaataaatctcttatCCTACTTCCATTGATCCTCTTATTCTTCCTACCTAGGCCCCCTAATGCCTTAATGTCTTTTATGTTTGGTTTAAATGACTAGTGAGTTACATTAGGGTTTCATGAATGAAGAGCTGTAATTCAGGAACATAGAGTATATTACCAGTATCTGTAACACTGAAGAAATGTCTGTCCCTCAGCAAAAATTAGCTGCACGTAAAGGCTTAAGATGGCCTCATTAGCTCCTCCCTCTCTATGACAGAATAATGGTGGACCTGAGATTATGCACATTTTATGCAGGTAATCACAGCTACCAtgagtttaaaagtaaaattactaTGTCACTCCTGTAAGTCAGTCTCCCATACTACTCTTTCCCTTCCACcagttctcacattctttctgccccttctttgaCAGTGTTTTGTGAGCCTTGCAGTGATAGTGACATAGATGTCTTATTTATGGCTGAGCACTCTTCCTTCATGTATTCATATCACCTTGATCAATTATGGGTGTCTATAGTTATCTAatgcagaaagaagcttctcttaccaaatTTGACAAAAGATTACTGGTATAGCCATgggtatttagaaggcaatttgataggCACATCACATCATGTCTATTTGACCATGGGTTTACAGTACCAGATAAGGATTCCTTCCTGGGAATTTCTGAATACAATTGGAGAGCCTTTGGTTATTCCTTGTATTAGTAATGGTTCCCTAGAGGAAAAGAACCAATACAACGAACtggtattgaaaaaaaaaaaaaaaaggatttattggattagtttaagaCAGTTCAACAATAGCTGTTTGCAGGATTGAGAATCAGAGAACATGGTAACTGCTCAGTCTTTAtagctggatgcctcagtagtGCTAAACTAGCACTGAAGGCTGGGAGGATTCCAGGACagtcactggtcttcagtccatgttgggaAGCTGATGATATTTGGTACCTATGGCTATGAAGGATAGTTGAAGCAGTGTAGATACACATACAAGTGAATAATAAGGGCAGCCAGGTAAAAACCACTTACCAGAGAGTAGCATGGGCAGCCAGATTAAAAAGGGACTGTGTTCTCATGGAGCATTTTTATATGTAGTCTACAACTGGAAGCCACCCACTGTGGAGGAAGGATATTATCCCACAGAATATTGTCAATCCTGCCTAGAAACAACCTTCGaggctgaaagggtttgagcctgatggggagtgaggattaaagaaagacagaagaaagaatgaaagcatggaccccagtccagggctgaagcaaggcctctagccaggactgaagacctggtttattttattttatttcttttatttatttatttatttttattatttatttatttattatttatttattttattcctttttatatctttttacagtttttccacggacaaagattttatgagctttataagttcctatcaaaaaaccttcctgttacagagtttttgcatttcaatcacttctcagtacaaaagaccagccaaatggctgaatatacataatcttgcttataggtaggctgctatagttttgctaatgttttgctgccagaagcccagggctatggatacaaaTCCAGCCAAAATAGCTCCCGACACTAATCTGATCAAGTTCACATTAGAATTCCACAATCACAaatcaacttgacaccaaaccatatctccttatgtCATGcttaatttcaaaatgaatacaaaaacaAAGTCATAACATCACCTAATATGTTATAGCTATCCAATGTACACCTGACAACACACTATAATCTTGCCACCAAAAGCATATGGTATGgtcccttgaggaatgcttagtctctactatcaaataatttaaatataaatttaacaaCATTTAACTAGTGATATTAATTACataatagagaaatagaggaaaaagACAGTAATCTtaatatttttgtacatatgtaCAAACATTCTTGACAAAGTAGGACAGAAATACTCATGTCAATTAACAATCCTTATTTTTGTAAATGGtaatgtggccttagctggtatttgtaagtACCTTCTTCTATTACCCAtcctgtatttcctccaccttcagcaagtacTTCATCAGGTCTTGGCTCTTTATCTAGAGGGGTGACCCACACTTTCATTCCtaaaggatctgggccatttatcatgTTGCCATGATTGGGTTGGAGTTTCCTATTGATCTTGATCAGTAGATATGGTATACTGAGAGGTACCCTAAAAGACCTCCAGCACCACAGACATACTATTCCTTACTACTGTTGTAGAGTTGCAGTCCAATTTCCCCTGGTAGtgtggatcaatcacccctgctaacactgtaactcctttcctAACCTGTTGACTCAAGGGCTTCCAGTTCAGTGTAATATTTTGTGCCTCCTGGGAaactcagagagagaaaaaaagagagataaattcCCCACTCTGGAATGCAGACCATAAGGTTGAGGGAAGAGGAAGTAAAATGTAGAGTCACTTAGAGTAATTCAGATGAGTGATACCATTCCCATTCACACCCCTAATTTCTGGACCTGTGAATTCTGGCTATAGGAGAAATAGTATATGCTCTGCCTCTGCTCTCTAGGCTCCTGCCACCTAGTAGATATTACCTGTTTCTTTAAAATGTCATTGCACCACTTTATCAAGACAGTTGCTTCAGGATGACAGGGCACATGgtgagaccagtgaattccatgatcatgagcccactgccacacTTACCTGgttgtgaagtgagttccttggaaAAACAATGCTATGTAGAATAACATGACAGTGGCTGACAGTGGATAAGACATTCCAAGtccacagatggtagttttggaAGAATTACATGCAGTAAAGGCAAATCCATATCCAGACTAAGTATTTACTCCAGTTAAAGACAGTCCTTCCCATGATGAAAATGGTCTGATGTAGTGAGCCAGCCATCAGCTTGCAGTTTGCACCAGAAAATTATTGCCATATTAGGAGATCAGAGTTGGTTTTtgctgctggcaaatttggcactcagcataGCCATAACCAGGTCAGCTTTAGTTAATGAAAGTCTATGTTGTTGAGCCCATATGCAACCTCCATCCCTGCCACTatagccactttgttcatgggcccatttgGGTAATGACAAGGATGGATGAGGAAAAAAGTTGACCACTACCCATAGAAAGGGccaccttatttatttgattatttgagttCTCCTTGAagacacttttatttaattttatttatttaattttttgttttcaaagtagggtctcacttaagcctcagggtagactcaaattcatggcagtcctcctacctctgcctccccagtgctgggcttacaggtgtgcactactacaTCTGGCTTGAAGTCACATTTTGATGTGCATTTAAAGAGTATCTTCACATCCTTTGCCCATTAAAAAAGATCTATCCATATAGCTCTCCCCAAAATGTCTTTCTCAATTtcccaactgtgctccttccaagtcctggaccatccagccaaaccattggccacagcagaTGAATCAGTATATAACCACACATCTCTCCATTTTTCATTCTAtgaaaaatgcacaaccatgtgcacagCCTAAAGTTCTGCCCATTATGAGgatttcccttcaccacagtccttcataAGAGTTGCCCCTGAGAACTGCTATAATGTTGTGGCTGTCCACTTTTAGGAGGTGCCAGCATAACATGACAAGCCTTTGGTGAGCCATATCTCTTCAGTCAATTAATAATAGGGCACACTCCACAATGCCATAAATGCATGCTTGAGGACAGAGCACATTGTAACAAGAGCGGGAACCTTAGGCCTTGAGCAACTTCTTCATGTTATTTACTTGTGCCTTCAGGATCTGCACCAAGCCCATCACGTATGTACCACTTCTATTTGACTACAGACTGTTGCTGGGCACATCCAATTTTTTGTTTGGTGGGTCAGAGAACACCCAACTCAAAAGGACTTCTCAGGGCACATGATAATTTGGTGGCCCATTGTCAATAAATCAGTTTCCACTTAGGCCTAATAGCAGgtcaagagctgtctctcaaagggagaataattatCTGCAGATGACTTTATTCCTTTGCTCTAAAATCCCAAGGGTCTTTGTTGCAATTAACATATGACCCAAACAGCATACCTATCTGCACTGACACCTCAATACCTtgggatctgctggatcatatggcacaAGTGGCTGAGCAGCTTTCAGCCTGGACCTTCTAAAGATCCTTTCCCTTTCTGGGCCCCACTCAGACAATAGCAACACCTTCACTCCTCTGATACCAATTTTGTATggtttatcttttctttgttaGGGGATGAAAGTTATATAAAATACAGTTTACAGTGTTTAATAGGCCTTTCTATTGTGAGCAGTTTTCAAGAAAGCTAATTTGGAAATACCTTGATTGCCAAGCCATGGGCAGGCTTATAGGATTTTAATACCACATTATCATAGTCTGTTCCACAATGCTGCAATGAACATCCAATCAGATAGTgttgatgggaggaaggggtttatttcaagcttatagaacAATGGAAATTCCatcaaaggcagaagaagctgtttacaatttccataaatccaagcagagagaaaaactgcagGAAGCAAGCACCAACACAAGCAAGCAGaacccccagagctcagacctctgtgcatacctttgggctggaatcagatccgcccccagtgatGTGCACCCCTGTAGCAGAAGTCTGCCTGCTAGGGTCTGAAGCTATGAGCCAGACATTCAAAGTAACACACACATATTACCAGTTTCACCACTCAATTTATAGCTGcagtgttttggggttttttgttgttgttttgctttgttttgtttttcccaagaaCACATACCAACTTGGGAATccaaagaaggcaaacagactcAAGTAGGTCAAATAAGATGTAAAAGACAATGAGCTCCCTGAGGCAGAGAACAGAGTATgtcaaaagaaaatgaagcagagaaagacaacaAAAGAGCAATCAGGAGGCCCAAGGCAGCCATGCCTCAAAGACCAGGGTGCAAATCTCACAGGAGAATTCTACACAGTTGTCTGGGACTTTGAGACTATCTTGGTCCTGTACTTAGACTATACACTGGAAGAGGGAACCAAACAGTAGGAAGAgtacaaagaataaaaaatgatatGGTCAAGACACAACGGTGAATGGCATATATTTTAGTTTGCATAAAAGGAAAGGGGAAGATCTCTTTAGTGAAAATAAACATTAAGGAAATTGAAGAAGGTGTGTAAAGGACATAAGGAAACAGAAGGAATACAATATTATAACCAAAGATAGGAATCcgatttttccaaatttttatttttgattgagtTCATTAAAATATGCATTTGTGGACTGGGTTCTGactcagtggtatagcacttgGCTTGCATGTATGAGGCCTTAATTTCAATCACCATGGCAAAACAAAGTATCCTGTTGTATCCATTCTAGACTGTTAGTGCAATACGTTAACATGGAACCATCCCTTATAGTGGCAAACTTCCATCTCACCTAAAGACAGGGccacctgagccatctttctacctAACTCATTCTAGACCACAGTTAACTTGTCCAGGTTTGAAATAGACTAATTACAATTTCCTAAGGTTGTTCATTCAAACTGGTTCTAAAATGAAGTGGGAAGAAATTACTGCAGTGGTACATATAACTGGAGTCTCTGTGGGTGTAGGAAGATGCATTTTtaatgcttacaaataaaaaatgataggCTTCCTAAATAATTATTAGTGACCAGAATGTAACCAGAGAGAATAAATGTGCTTCTGTGGTTGCAGGCATATTGTTTATTAAAGGTTAGTGGATGATTGATCCAATGGCTCTATATTCTAAGCAGAAAAACTGGCCAAGCTTTTATATGTGTGGCACCTTGTTCACATCAGCTTCCCTCATTGTAAATGCTCAGGTGAGAGTTGGAAGTTATGAAAGCAGCTGTTTAAGAAAAATGGAGACTAGAGTATGGTTTTTCATGTGTTTCTGTTGGATATTTGAGTTATATCTTGGCTAGAGTGTAAAATATCCCCAttaacctcatgtgtttgtgattaagcctcatgcttaATTCACATCTAGtgaagcctttggaaggtggaaagAGGTATGCTACTGAGAGCAGGCCATGGAGTTTTAGAGCCAGTCTCACTTGCCACACTCAGCTAATGCGCTcccctacttccttcctgcttctgTGGAAATGTAATACCCAGCTGTGTGCTTTTCCCAGACTTTTCTGCCATGATGACACTTCTTAAAACTGTAAGCTAGAACTTAAGTCCCTTTCCTCCACCAGCTGctctggtcaggtgatttttttttttcttgcaatgaGGAGGTAACTAGTACAGGCCACTTCTTGCCTCCACATGGACACTTTTTGGTGCTTACAATACCTGAAATGCTGACGTGTATCTAGGACTAATTGTGTGTtgtgagtttgtttttttaaaaaaaatagtttttagaaatttttttattaattagttttgtattcagcaaatacagtcagtttagtaccattattaggttcatccatgacctacgccctcccgttggcccctccttgttgaggtatatgggtcatgcattgtggagttagcccaaagttatgggtaagataaatgtctctgcatatcatgacccaacatcaCTTTGCTCTACAAGTTTGGAAGAACTGAAGAGCTCTGGACCTGAGATCACTTGTTAAATCACATTTTCCTTTGCTATACTGTAgttgtagttatttttatttctcaaaataattTACACATTAGCCAATTTACACATTAGAAAAAAGTGTAGAAATATTTGCTTATTGAGACAAGACTTTGGAACCTACTAGCAGCCACATCTCTTATGCATAGAGGAAGTAATCTGCCCTGAAAGTGAGCAGAGAAAACAAGATCATCTTGGTGATGCCTGAATCCTTGCTTCTACCTCTGATGTACAGCTGTATCCCATGGATGTAGCCAACATCCATGTTTTTAATCAAAGTCCAAAATGCAAAGAGCTATAGCTAAGATCTTCAGGTGTGCTTGAAACCAGTTAGTTTTCCTTTTCCAGTATCCCGTACATCATCCATTGTCAATACATCAGGAATCATATACCATTGGAGAGTCTGTGTCTAAATGAGGGTTAACGTGGGCTAGTGTCTTTTGTTTGTTGCCTGTAAGATGAGGGTCTAGATGTCCAACAGCTATGTGTTAAATGGGAAGAGGTATAGGAGGATGTGTAACTAAATTGGTATGAGTAGTACAAAATCTTGTGTTGTAGATTATTCTAAGCTGAGATCTGTCCCTGAGATGGCAATATggtaaaatatcattttttttgaaTGAGGAACTAAAACAGATCTAATTTGAGTCATTAaatcataagaaaaaaattagggactggagagatggatct
Proteins encoded in this window:
- the LOC101596637 gene encoding type-1 angiotensin II receptor, giving the protein MILNSSTEYGIKRIQDDCPKAGRHNYIFVMIPTLYSIIFVVGIFGNSLVVIVIYFYMKLKTVASVFLLNLALADICFLLTLPLWAVYTAMEYHWPFGNHLCKIASASVSFNLYASVFLLTCLSIDRYLAIVHPMKSRLRRTMLVAKVTCIIIWLLAGLASLPAIIHRNVFFIVNTNITVCAFHYESQNSTLPVGLGLTKNILGFLFPFLIILTSYTMIWKALKKACEIQKNRPRNDDIFKIIMAIVLFFFFSWIPHQIFTFLDVLIHLGLIHDCRIADIVDTAMPITICIAYFNNCLNPLFYGFLGKKFKKYFLQLLKYIPPKAKSHSSLSTKMSTLSYHPSDNMNSLAKKPMPCFEVE